A DNA window from Daucus carota subsp. sativus chromosome 3, DH1 v3.0, whole genome shotgun sequence contains the following coding sequences:
- the LOC135151388 gene encoding uncharacterized protein LOC135151388, with product MAEPPLLSKPVDGEILYVYLAVSEKALSAVLVREDQKIQKPVYYVSKILHGAELNYSVIEKFALAMITASRKLRPYFQAHKIEVLTDQPLRNIMHSPKATSRTKNSGAGLVLRSPDGFTVEYAIKLDFPTTNNEAEYEALIAGLGLARTLRVKNLKVCGDSRLVVSQVNGEFEAREETMLKYLRIVKAQMTQFKECLVEHIPREENTKADALSQFASSENEVCSGSVYYQVLKTPSINAKLVAPIDTGATWIDEVKTYLETGHLPPDAGEARKLQVRALKYALIEGILYKKSFVIPYLKCLRPDEAREALKERFAPVVRQPPEMLTSINSPIPFAMWGMDILGPFPLASAQRKFLIVAIDYFTKWIEAKPMAKITTKQVAQFFWENVICRYGIPRVLVTDNGAQFNNPEFVGYCNDYSIELRFTSVAHPQANGQAEVANRIILDGLKKRVEKAHGSWAEEILPILWAYRTTCKVSTGATSFQLAYGAEAVVPLEITHTSPRVQQYEPEANEEGMRLALDMIDEVRDEANARIVESQKRASYYYNLRVKERFFRKGDLVLRKAEASGVGPKGKMAPNWEGPYQVKDVIGRGSYKLQTLDGVEFPRSWHATNLKIYYI from the exons atggcagagccaccactcttatcaaaGCCCGTGGATGGAGAAATATTATATGTCTACTTGGCTGTCTCTGAGAAAGCACTGAGTGCGGTCTTGGTTCGTGAGGATCAAAAAATCCAGAAACCCGTCTACTATGTTAGTAAGATtttgcatggagcggagctcaactATTCTGTGATTGAGAAGTTTGCCTTAGCCATGATTACAGCTTCAAGAAAGCTGAGGCCTTACTTCCAAGCCCACAAAAttgaagtcttgacagaccagCCCCTTAGGAacataatgcatagcccgaaggcta cttcaAGAACAAAAAATAGTGGGGCAGGGCTGGTGCTCCGAAGCCCGGATGGCTTCACGGTCGAGTACGCGATCAAGTTAGACTTTCcaactaccaacaatgaagctgagTATGAGGCCCTTATAGCTGGATTGGGATTGGCAAGAACCCTGAGGGTTAAAAACCTGAAGGTATGTGGGGACTCAAGACTTGTGGTGTCACAGGTTAATGGAGAATTTGAGGCACGAGAAGAAACAATGCTGAAATACTTAAGGATTGTGAAAGCCCAGATGACGCAATTTAAAGAATGTTTGGTAGAACATATACCTAGGGAAGAGAATAcaaaggctgatgccttatcccAGTTTGCATCCTCAGAGAATGAGGTGTGCTCGGGAAGTGTTTACTATCAGGTTTTGAAAACCCCAAGTATCAATGCCAAGCTGGTAGCCCCAATTGACACGGGGGCCACTTGGATCGATGAGGTCAAAACGTATCTCGAAACCGGACATCTACCACCTGATGCTGGGGAAGCACGAAAACTACAAGTAAGAGCTTTAAAGTATGCACTCATTGAAGGGATTCTCTATAAGAAATCTTTTGTTATACCTTATTTGAAGTGCTTAAGGCCGGATGAGGCTCGGGAAGCCTTGAAAGAG AGATTTGCACCTGTTGTGCGCCAGCCCCCAGAGATGCTGACATCCATTAACTCCCCGATTCCCTTTGCTATGTGGGGGATGGACATCCTAGGGCCGTTTCCACTCGCCAGTGCTCAAAGGAAGTTTTTGATAGTGGCTATTGACTACTTTaccaagtggattgaggccaaacccatggccaagataaccaccaagcaagttgctcagTTCTTCTGGGAAAACGTCATATGCAGGTATGGCATACCCCGAGTCTTGGTTACTGACAATGGAGCCCAGTTCAACAATCCAGAGTTTGTGGGATACTGTAACGACTATAGCATTGAGCTACGATTCACTTCggttgcccatcctcaagccAATGGGCAAGCTGAAGTAGCCAACAGGATAATCCTTGATGGGCTAAAGAAAAGAGTCGAGAAAGCGCATGGGTCTTGGGCTGAAGAGATtctccctatactatgggcaTATCGAACAACCTGCAAGGTCTCCACAGGAGCAACCTCGTTCCAGTTAGCTTACGGGGCTGAAGCCGTGGTGCCACTTGAGATAACTCATACCTCccccagggtccagcagtatgagcccgAAGCCAATGAGGAAGGAATGAGACTCGCACTCGACATGATCGATGAGGTCCGTGATGAGGCTAACGCCAGGATCGTTGAGAGCCaaaaacgagcttcctattactataatctCCGAGTCAAGGAACGATTCTTCAGAAAAGGGGATTTAGTCCTAAGGAAAGCTGAGGCCTCAGGAGTTGGTCCCAAGGGAAAGATGGCCCCAAACTGGGAAGGTCCGTATCAGGTGAAGGATGTTATTGGTCGCGGCTCGTACAAGCttcagaccctggatggagttgagtttccaaggagttggcatgccaccaacttgaagatttattatatttga